From a single Vitis vinifera cultivar Pinot Noir 40024 chromosome 18, ASM3070453v1 genomic region:
- the LOC109122214 gene encoding retrovirus-related Pol polyprotein from transposon RE2 — translation MHLFPLPYLFYLDPRTGQELGTGPRVGRMFPVNNLHLPPVAPVSVAAATAAVSSLPSLALWHSRLGHAPSSRVQQLVSRGLLGSVSKDNFDCTSCQLGKQPPLPFNNSDSISKSTSQQNGRAERKLRHILDTVRALLLSTKIPAPFWGEASLHAVHAINRIPSTVIHNQTPYERLFGSPLNYHHLRFFGSACFVLLQPHEHNKLEPRSRLCCFLGYGETQKGYRCYDPVSHRLRVSRNVVFWEHRLFVELSHFRSSLTNSSVLEIFPDESLVPSANTFDLHLDFSPDIFDASPRQVADEQIIHELPHFEPGSPAPALPEDPPQDIPPRHSTRVRSIPPHLLDYHCYTALATLHEPQTYREASTDPLWQIAMKEELDALTKNHTWDLVTLPPGQSVVGCKWIYKIKTRSDGSVERYKARLVAKGFTQEYGIDYEETFAPVARISSVCALLAVAAARKWDLFQMDVKNAFLNGDLSEEVYMQPPPGLSIESNKVCHLRRALYGLKQAPCAWFAKFSSIIFRLGYTASPYDSALFLRRTDKGTILLLLYVDDMIITGDDLSGIQELKDFLSQQFEMKDLGHLSYFLGLEITHSTDGLYISQAKYASNLLSQARLIDNKTVDTPVELNAHLTPLGGKPLSNPSLYRRLVGSLVYLTVTLPDISYVVHQVSQYLSAPRSTHYAVVLRILRYLKGTLFHGLFYSAQSPLVLRAFSDADWAGDPTDRRSTIGYCFLLGSSLISWRSKKQTFVAHSSTEAEYRALADTTSELLWLRWLLKDLGVSTSSATPLYCDNQSAIHIAHNDVFHERTKHIEIDCHFIRYHLLHGALKLFSVSSKDQLADIFTKSLPKRRTRDLVDNLKLVSHPP, via the exons ATGCATCTCTTTCCACTGCCTTATCTGTTCTACCTG GATCCGAGGACGGGGCAGGAGCTTGGGACCGGTCCTAGAGTTGGGCGTATGTTTCCCGTGAacaatcttcatcttccaccTGTTGCTCCTGTTTCTGTTGCTGCTGCAACAGCTGCAGTTTCTTCCTTACCTTCTCTTGCGCTTTGGCATTCTCGTCTTGGTCATGCACCATCTTCTCGGGTACAACAGTTAGTGTCTAGAGGTCTGTTGGGTTCTGTGTCTAAAGACAATTTTGATTGCACTTCATGTCAGTTAGGAAAACAACCACCTTTGCCTTTCAATAACAGTGACTCcatttctaaaa GTACCTCTCAGCAAAATGGTCGAGCCGAAAGAAAACTTCGTCATATTCTTGACACTGTTCGTGCTTTACTTCTTTCTACCAAAATTCCTGCCCCATTTTGGGGTGAAGCCAGTCTTCATGCTGTTCATGCAATTAACCGCATTCCAAGTACTGTCATCCATAATCAGACTCCGTATGAGCGTCTCTTTGGGTCACCCCTTAACTATCATCACCTTCGCTTCTTTGGATCCGCTTGTTTTGTTCTTCTTCAGCCTCATGAGCACAACAAACTTGAGCCTCGATCTAGACTCTGTTGTTTTCTTGGTTATGGCGAAACTCAAAAGGGGTATAGGTGTTATGATCCTGTTTCTCATCGTCTTCGCGTTTCTCGTAATGTTGTCTTTTGGGAACATCGATTGTTTGTTGAACTCTCTCACTTTCGTTCTTCCTTGACTAACTCCTCTGTTTTAGAAATCTTTCCCGATGAGTCTCTTGTTCCTTCTGCAAATACTTTTGATCTTCATTTAGACTTCTCTCCAGATATCTTTGATGCTTCTCCTAGACAGGTTGCAGATGAACAGATTATTCACGAGCTACCCCACTTTGAGCCTGGGTCCCCTGCTCCTGCTCTGCCTGAAGATCCTCCACAAGACATTCCACCTCGCCACTCAACCCGGGTAAGATCCATTCCTCCACACCTCCTTGACTATCATTGTTACACTGCCCTTGCTACACTTCACGAGCCTCAAACCTATCGTGAAGCCTCTACTGACCCTTTATGGCAGATTGCAATGAAAGAGGAACTTGATGCATTAACCAAAAACCATACTTGGGACCTGGTTACTCTCCCTCCTGGACAGTCTGtggttggttgtaagtggatctaTAAGATCAAGACTCGCTCTGATGGATCCGTTGAGCGCTATAAGGCTCGTCTTGTTGCCAAAGGTTTTACACAAGAGTATGggattgattatgaagagacgTTTGCTCCAGTTGCTCGTATCTCATCTGTTTGTGCTCTCTTAGCTGTTGCTGCTGCTCGTAAATGGGATCTTTTTCagatggatgttaaaaatgccttccttaatGGGGATCTGAGTGAAGAAGTCTATATGCAACCTCCTCCTGGTCTCTCTATTGAATCAAACAAGGTTTGTCATCTTCGACGTGCactttatggtctcaaacaagccCCATGTGCTTGGTTTGCCAAGTTCAGCTCCATTATTTTTCGCTTGGGTTACACCGCCAGTCCATATGATTCTGCCTTATTTCTTCGTCGTACTGATAAAGGCACTATTTTGCTTCTTctctatgtggatgatatgatcatAACTGGTGATGACCTTAGTGGCATTCAAGAACTCAAGGATTTTCTCAGTCAGcagtttgagatgaaagatcttggacatCTCAGCTATTTCTTGGGTCTTGAAATTACTCATTCCACAGATGGTCTTTATATTTCTCAAGCCAAGTATGCTTCTAACCTGTTGTCTCAAGCTAGGCTCATTGACAACAAAACAGTTGACACTCCAGTTGAACTTAATGCGCATCTGACACCCTTGGGGGGGAAACCATTGTCTAATCCTTCTCTTTacagacgattggttggcaGCTTAGTTTACCTCACAGTTACTCTTCCAGACATCTCCTATGTTGTTCATCAGGTGAGCCAGTATTTGTCTGCTCCACGATCAACTCACTATGCTGTTGTTCTGCGCATTCTTCGATACCTGAAGGGTACCCTTTTTCATGGCCTTTTCTACTCAGCCCAGTCTCCTCTTGTACTCCGTGCATTCTcagatgctgattgggcaggaGATCCTACTGATCGCAGGTCCACTATAGGTTATTGCTTcctccttggttcttctttgatttcttggcGAAGTAAGAAACAAACCTTTGTGGCCCACTCCAGTACTGAAGCAGAATATCGTGCCCTTGCTGATACCACATCTGAGCTCCTTTGGCTAAGATGGCTCCTTAAGGATTTGGGTGTATCCACCTCCTCTGCTACTCCTCTTTATTGTGACAACCAGAGTGCTATTCATATTGCTCACAATGATGTCTTTCATGAACGGACTAAACACATcgagattgattgtcattttaTCCGTTATCATCTTCTCCATGGTGCTCTTAAGCTTTTCTCCGTCTCCTCCaaagatcaacttgcagatATCTTCACTAAGTCTCTTCCTAAGAGACGCACTCGTGATTTAGTTGACAACCTCAAGTTGGTCTCACATCCACCTTGA